One genomic region from Rattus norvegicus strain BN/NHsdMcwi chromosome 10, GRCr8, whole genome shotgun sequence encodes:
- the Rai1 gene encoding retinoic acid-induced protein 1 isoform X1 codes for MQSFRERCGFHGKQQNYPQTSQETSRLENYRQPGQAGLSCDRQRLLAKDYYNPQPYTGYEGGTGTPAGTVATAAADKYHRGNKSLQGRPAFPSYVQDSSPYPGRYSGEEGLQTWGSPQPPPPQPQPLPGAVSKYEENLMKKTVVPPNRQYPEQGPQLPFRTHGLHVPPPQPQQPLAYPKLQRQKPQNDLASPLPFPQGSHFPQHSQSFPTSSTYAPTVQGGGQGAHSYKSCTAPSAQPHDRPMSANASLAPGQRVQNLHAYQPGRLGYEQQQQALQGRHHTQETLHYQNLAKYQHYGQQGQGYCPADTAVRTPEQYYQTFSPSSSHSPARSVGRSPSYSSTPSPLMPNLENFPYSQQPLSTGAFPTGITDHSHFMPLLNPSPTDAASSVDPQVSNCKPLQKEKLPDNLLSDLSLQSLTALTSQVENISNTVQQLLLSKATIPQKKGVKNLVSRTPEQHKSQHCSPEGSGYSAEPAGTPLSEPPSSTPQSTHAEPQDTDYLSGSEDPLERSFLYCSQARGSPARVNSNSKAKPESVSTCSVTSPDDMSTKSDDSFQSLHSTLPLDSFSKFVAGERDCPRLLLSALAQEDLASEILGLQEAIVEKADKAWAEASSLPKDNGKPPFSLENHSTCLDTVAKTSWSQPGEPEALPEPLQLDKGGSTKDFSPGLFEDPSVAFATTDPKKTTSPLSFGTKPLLGTATPDPTTAAFDCFPDTTTASSVDGANPFAWPEENLGDACPRWGLHPGELTKGLEQGAKASDSVGKADAHETSACLGFQEEHAIGKPAAALSGDFKQQEADGVKEEVGGLLQCPEVGKADQWLEDSRHCCSSADFGDLPLLPPPGRKEDLEAEEEYSSLCELLGSPEQRPSLQDPLSPKAPLICTKEEAEEVLDTKAGWASPCHLSGEPAVLLGPSVGAESKVQSWFESSLSHMKPGEGPELERAPGSASTSQGSLAPKPNTPAVPEGPIAKKEPVPRGKSLRSRRVHRGLPEAEDSPCRAPALPKDLLLPESCTGPPQGQAEGAGAPGRGLSEGLPRMCTRSLTALSEPQTPGPPGLTTTPTPPDKLGGKQRAAFKSGKRVGKPSPKAASSPSNPAALPVASDSSPMGSKTKEPDSPGMPGKDQRSMVLRSRTKPQQVFHAKRRRPSESRIPDCRPTKKPPANNHLPTAFKVSSGPQKEGRMSQRGKVPKPGTGSKLSDRPLHTLKRKSAFMAPVPAKKRSLILRSNNGSGVDGREERAESSPGLLRRMASPQRARPRGSGEPPPPPPLEPPAACLGLATQSSLPSAVRTKVLPPRKGRGLKLEAIVQKITSPGLKKLACRVAGAPPGTPRSPALPEKRSGGSPAGAEEGVGGMGAGQMLPAASGADPLCRNPASSRSLKGKLLNSKKLSSAADCPKAEAFMSPETLPSLGTARAPKKRSRKGRTGALGPSKGPLEKRPCPGQALILAPHDRASSTQGGGEDNSSGGGKKPKTEELGLASQPPEGRPCQPQTRAQKQPGQASYSSYSKRKRLSRGRGKATHASPCKGRATRRRQQQVLPLDPAEPEIRLKYISSCKRLRADSRTPAFSPFVRVEKRDAYTTICTVVNSPGDEPKPHWKPSSVASSSTSSSEPAGASLTTFPGGSVLQLRPSLPLSSTMHLGPVVSKALSTSCLVCCLCQNPANFKDLGDLCGPYYPEHCLPKKKPKLKEKVRLEGTLEEASLPLERTLKGLECAASTTAATPTTTTITTTTTLGRLSRPDGPADPAKQGSLRTSARGLSRRLQSCYCCDGQGDGGEEVAPADKSRKHECSKEAPAEPGGDTQEHWVHEACAVWTSGVYLVAGKLFGLQEAMKVAVDMPCTSCHESGATISCSYEGCTHTYHYPCANDTGCTFIEENFTLKCPKHKRLPL; via the exons ATGCAGTCTTTTCGAGAAAGGTGTGGTTTCCATGGCAAACAGCAAAACTACCCACAGACCTCACAGGAGACATCGCGTCTGGAGAACTACAGGCAGCCGGGTCAGGCTGGGCTAAGCTGTGATCGACAGCGGCTGCTGGCCAAGGACTATTACAACCCTCAGCCCTATACAGGCTATGAGGGCGGCACTGGTACACCTGCAGGCACAGTGGCCACAGCAGCTGCAGACAAGTACCACCGAGGCAACAAGTCCCTGCAGGGGAGGCCAGCTTTCCCCAGCTATGTTCAAGACAGCAGCCCCTACCCAGGGCGCTACTCTGGTGAGGAGGGGCTTCAGACCTGGGGCAGCCCACAGCCACCACCTCCGCAGCCACAGCCTCTGCCAGGGGCAGTGAGCAAGTACGAGGAGAACTTGATGAAGAAGACAGTGGTGCCTCCAAACAGGCAGTACCCTGAGCAGGGCCCCCAACTTCCCTTCCGGACTCACGGCCTGCATGTCCCACCACCGCAGCCTCAGCAGCCCCTGGCTTACCCCAAACTCCAAAGGCAGAAACCACAGAATGACCTTGCCTCccctctgcccttcccccaggGCAGCCACTTTCCCCAGCATTCCCAGTCCTTCCCTACCTCCTCCACTTATGCCCCAACAGTGCAGGGTGGTGGGCAGGGGGCCCACTCATACAAGAGCTGCACAGCACCATCTGCCCAGCCTCATGACAGGCCGATGAGTGCCAATGCGAGCCTGGCTCCAGGGCAACGGGTCCAGAATCTTCACGCTTACCAGCCGGGCCGCCTTGGCtatgagcagcagcagcaagcacTTCAAGGCCGGCACCACACCCAGGAAACACTCCACTACCAGAACCTCGCCAAGTACCAACACTATGGACAGCAAGGCCAGGGCTACTGTCCAGCGGACACAGCTGTCAGGACTCCGGAACAGTATTACCAGACCTTCAGCCCTAGCTCCAGCCACTCCCCTGCACGCTCCGTGGGTCGCTCCCCTTCCTACAGCTCCACCCCGTCACCACTGATGCCCAATCTGGAGAACTTCCCTTATAGCCAGCAGCCGCTTAGTACTGGGGCCTTCCCCACAGGCATCACAGACCACAGCCACTTTATGCCCCTGCTCAACCCGTCCCCAACAGATGCTGCCAGCTCTGTGGACCCCCAGGTCAGCAACTGCAAGCCCCTGCAAAAGGAGAAGCTTCCTGACAACTTGCTGTCAGATCTCAGCCTGCAGAGTCTCACAGCGCTCACCTCACAGGTAGAAAACATCTCCAATACTGTGCAACAGCTCTTGCTGTCCAAAGCTACCATACCACAGAAGAAAGGGGTCAAGAACCTTGTGTCTAGGACTCCAGAGCAGCACAAAAGCCAGCATTGTAGCCCAGAGGGCAGTGGCTACTCAGCTGAGCCAGCAGGCACACCACTGTCTGAGCCACCAAGTAGCACACCACAGTCCACTCATGCTGAACCACAAGACACTGACTACCTGAGTGGCTCTGAGGACCCACTAGAGCGCAGCTTCCTCTACTGCAGCCAGGCCCGGGGCAGTCCTGCCAGAGTCAACAGCAACTCTAAGGCCAAGCCTGAGTCTGTGTCCACCTGTTCTGTGACCTCACCTGATGACATGTCCACCAAGTCTGACGACTCTTTCCAGAGCCTGCACAGTACTCTGCCACTGGATAGCTTCTCCAAATTTGTGGCAGGCGAGCGGGACTGTCCACGGCTGCTGCTCAGTGCCCTGGCACAGGAAGATCTGGCCTCTGAGATCCTGGGACTGCAGGAAGCCATTGTTGAGAAGGCTGACAAGGCCTGGGCTGAGGCTTCCAGCCTGCCCAAGGACAATGGCAAGCCACCCTTCTCACTGGAGAACCACAGCACTTGCCTGGACACTGTGGCTAAGACATCATGGTCACAGCCGGGGGAGCCAGAAGCCCTACCTGAGCCCCTGCAGCTGGACAAGGGGGGCAGCACCAAGGACTTCAGCCCGGGGCTATTTGAAGACCCCTCTGTGGCCTTTGCCACCACTGACCCGAAGAAAACAACCAGTCCCCTGTCCTTTGGCACCAAACCTTTGCTTGGGACTGCCACTCCTGACCCCACCACGGCAGCATTTGACTGCTTTCCAGATACAACCACTGCCAGCTCAGTGGATGGTGCCAACCCCTTTGCCTGGCCAGAGGAGAACCTGGGCGATGCTTGTCCTCGCTGGGGCCTCCACCCTGGTGAGCTTACCAAGGGCTTGGAGCAGGGTGCAAAAGCCTCAGACAGTGTGGGCAAGGCAGATGCACACGAGACCTCTGCCTGCTTGGGCTTCCAGGAAGAGCATGCCATCGGGAAGCCAGCAGCTGCACTGTCTGGGGACTTCAAGCAGCAGGAGGCAGATGGGGTAaaagaggaagtgggtgggttgCTGCAGTGCCCCGAGGTGGGCAAGGCCGACCAGTGGCTGGAGGATAGCCGGCATTGCTGTTCCTCCGCTGACTTTGGGGACCTGCCACTGTTGCCACCCCCTGGCAGGAAGGAGGATCTGGAAGCTGAAGAGGAATACTCTTCGCTATGTGAACTGCTGGGGAGCCCTGAGCAGAGGCCCAGCCTGCAGGACCCACTGTCCCCCAAGGCCCCTCTGATTTGTAccaaggaggaagcagaggaggtacTAGATACCAAGGCTGGCTGGGCCTCTCCGTGCCACCTCTCTGGGGAGCCCGCAGTCCTTCTGGGCCCCTCCGTGGGTGCCGAATCAAAGGTCCAAAGCTGGTTTGAATCTTCCCTGTCACATATGAAGCCAGGAGAAGGGCCAGAGCTGGAGAGAGCTCCAGGTAGCGCCAGCACTTCACAGGGCTCCTTGGCCCCAAAGCCTAACACGCCCGCCGTACCCGAGGGACCCATTGCGAAGAAAGAGCCTGTGCCACGGGGTAAAAGTTTACGGAGCCGGCGAGTACACCGGGGGCTGCCTGAGGCGGAAGACTCTCCATGCAGGGCGCCAGCACTTCCCAAAGACCTCTTGCTCCCAGAGTCCTGCACGGGGCCCCCACAGGGTCAGGCAGAGGGGGCCGGGGCCCCAGGCCGGGGACTGTCAGAAGGGCTCCCCAGAATGTGTACCCGTtctctcacagctctgagtgagCCCCAAACTCCTGGACCTCCAGGCCTGACTACCACCCCCACACCTCCTGACAAACTGGGAGGAAAACAGCGAGCTGCCTTCAAGTCTGGTAAGCGGGTAGGAAAACCGTCACCCAAGGCTGCATCCAGCCCCAGCAACCCTGCTGCCCTGCCTGTTGCCTCAGACAGCAGCCCCATGGGCTCCAAAACCAAGGAGCCAGACTCTCCCGGCATGCCTGGCAAGGACCAGCGGTCCATGGTCCTCCGGTCTCGCACCAAACCCCAGCAGGTCTTCCATGCCAAACGGCGGCGGCCCTCAGAGAGCAGGATCCCAGACTGCCGTCCCACCAAGAAGCCCCCTGCTAACAACCATTTACCCACTGCATTCAAGGTCTCCAGTGGGCCCCAGAAGGAAGGTCGGATGAGCCAGCGGGGCAAAGTACCCAAGCCCGGTACAGGGAGCAAGCTTTCAGATAGGCCTCTCCACACACTCAAAAGGAAGTCAGCTTTCATGGCACCTGTCCCTGCCAAAAAGCGGAGCCTCATCCTGCGAAGCAACAATGGAAGTGGGGtagatgggagggaggaaagggctgAGAGCTCCCCTGGCCTCTTAAGGAGGATGGCCTCACCCCAGAGGGCCAGACCCAGGGGCAGTGGggagccacccccacccccacccctagagCCACCTGCTGCATGCCTGGGGTTGGCTACACAATCATCCCTGCCCAGTGCTGTGAGGACCAAGGTGCTGCCACCCCGAAAGGGCCGTGGCCTCAAGCTGGAGGCCATAGTACAGAAGATCACCTCACCTGGTCTCAAGAAACTTGCATGCAGAGTGGCAGGGGCCCCTCCTGGGACACCCCGGAGCCCTGCCCTACCTGAGAAACGTTCAGGGGGCAGTCCAGCTGGGGCAGAAGAGGGTGTAGGAGGAATGGGTGCAGGGCAAATGCTACCAGCAGCTTCGGGAGCTGACCCATTGTGCAGAAACCCAGCCAGCAGCAGGTCCCTAAAAGGTAAACTCTTGAATAGTAAGAAGCTGTCCTCTGCTGCTGACTGCCCCAAAGCTGAGGCCTTCATGTCCCCGGAGACCCTCCCATCCCTAGGGACTGCCCGGGCACCGAAGAAAAGGAGCCGGAAAGGCAGGACTGGGGCCTTGGGACCCTCCAAAGGTCCATTGGAGAAGCGGCCCTGTCCTGGCCAAGCTCTGATCCTCGCTCCCCACGACAGGGCCAGCAGCACTCAGGGCGGAGGTGAGGACAACTCCAGTGGAGGAGGCAAGAAGCCAAAGACAGAGGAGCTGGGACTGGCCTCCCAGCCCCCAGAAGGCCGGCCCTGCCAGCCCCAGACAAGGGCACAGAAGCAGCCAGGCCAAGCCAGCTATAGCAGCTATTCAAAGCGGAAGCGCCTCAGCCGTGGCCGAGGAAAGGCCACCCATGCTTCACCCTGTAAAGGCCGTGCCACTCGGAGAAGGCAGCAGCAGGTACTGCCCCTGGATCCTGCAGAGCCTGAAATCCGACTCAAATACATTTCTTCTTGCAAGAGGCTGAGGGCAGACAGCCGCACCCCAGCCTTCTCGCCCTTTGTGCGGGTGGAGAAGCGAGATGCATACACCACCATATGCACTGTTGTCAACTCCCCAGGGGATGAGCCGAAGCCTCACTGGAAGCCATCCTCTgttgcctcctcttccacctcctcctcagaACCAGCTGGGGCTTCTCTGACCACATTCCCTGGAGGCTCTGTGCTACAGCTGAGgccctccctgcccctctcctccACCATGCATCTGGGGCCGGTGGTGTCCAAGGCCCTAAGTACCTCTTGCCTTGTCTGCTGCCTCTGCCAAAACCCGGCCAATTTCAAGGACCTTGGGGACCTCTGTGGTCCCTACTACCCTGAACACTGCCTCCcaaaaaagaagccaaaactcaAGGAGAAGGTACGGCTGGAGGGCACCTTGGAGgaggcctctctgcctctggagaGAACACTCAAAGGCCTGGAATGTGCAGCCAGCACCACGGCTGCCACCCctaccacaaccaccatcactaccaccacaacCCTGGGGAGGCTGTCCAGGCCTGATGGCCCAGCCGACCCTGCCAAGCAGGGTTCCCTGCGCACCAGTGCCCGGGGCCTGTCAAGGCGGCTGCAGAGTTGCTATTGCTGTGATGGTCAGGGGGACGGGGGTGAGGAGGTGGCCCCAGCTGACAAGAGCCGCAAACATGAATGCAGCAAAGAGGCCCCTGCAGAACCTGGTGGGGACACCCAAGAGCACTGGGTACATGAGGCCTGTGCTGTGTGGACCAGCGGGGTGTACCTGGTGGCCGGGAAGCTCTTTGGGCTGCAGGAGGCCATGAAAGTAGCTGTGGACATG CCATGTACCAGCTGTCATGAGTCCGGAGCAACCATCTCGTGCTCCTATGAAGGCTGCACCCACACCTACCACTACCCATGTGCCAATGACACAG GTTGCACGTTCATTGAGGAGAATTTTACTTTGAAGTGCCCCAAACATAAG AGGCTGCCGTTGTAA